One stretch of Zingiber officinale cultivar Zhangliang chromosome 6B, Zo_v1.1, whole genome shotgun sequence DNA includes these proteins:
- the LOC121990426 gene encoding peroxidase 11-like: MSIFNSLTCSIFVALVLIGEAFLLSRAQDPSRLSLSYYSKTCPTAQDIVRSEMDCAVKTNPRNAAFMIRLHFHDCFVQGCDGSVLLDDTATLIGEKHADQNVNSIQGFELVDKIKEKLEAACPGVVSCADVLAIAARDATILVGGPYWDVPVGRLDSKTASVDLANSDIPTPQQPLATLIAKFLEKGLSVTDMVALVGSHTVGMSRCVNFRERIYGGDFQLTSKNEPSSQANLAKLKDVCPADGGDDNVSGMDYYSPTVFDNAFFETLVQGSGVLSSDQEMYSSLLGFQTSRIVDKYWADAALFFKDFADGMVKMGNITNPQGGEVRKNCRFINI; encoded by the exons ATGAGTATTTTCAACTCACTCACTTGTTCGATTTTCGTAGCTCTAGTACTGATCGGGGAGGCCTTCCTCCTCTCACGAGCACAAGATCCTTCTCGATTGAGCTTGAGCTACTACTCGAAGACATGCCCAACAGCACAGGACATCGTGCGATCTGAGATGGACTGCGCGGTGAAGACCAATCCTCGTAATGCTGCATTCATGATCCGTCTTCATTTCCACGATTGTTTTGTTCAG GGGTGTGACGGATCAGTATTGCTCGACGACACCGCGACATTGATAGGAGAGAAGCATGCCGACCAAAACGTGAACTCTATTCAAGGCTTTGAGTTGGTGGACAAGATCAAGGAAAAGTTAGAAGCCGCGTGTCCAGGAGTTGTCTCCTGCGCCGATGTCCTTGCGATAGCAGCGAGAGATGCCACCATTCTG GTTGGAGGGCCCTATTGGGATGTGCCAGTGGGAAGGTTGGACTCTAAAACTGCAAGCGTGGATTTAGCAAACTCAGATATCCCAACTCCTCAACAACCTCTCGCCACCTTGATCGCCAAATTCCTGGAGAAAGGACTCTCTGTCACTGATATGGTTGCCCTCGTAG GGTCACACACGGTGGGCATGTCGCGGTGCGTCAACTTCCGGGAGCGCATCTACGGCGGCGACTTCCAGCTGACCTCCAAGAACGAACCATCGTCACAGGCCAACCTCGCCAAGCTCAAGGATGTGTGCCCGGCTGATGGAGGCGACGACAACGTCTCCGGCATGGACTACTACTCCCCCACCGTGTTTGACAACGCCTTCTTCGAGACGTTGGTGCAGGGATCCGGCGTGCTGAGCTCCGACCAGGAGATGTACTCCAGCCTCCTCGGCTTTCAGACATCGCGAATCGTCGACAAGTATTGGGCTGACGCCGCCCTCTTCTTCAAGGACTTCGCCGACGGAATGGTCAAGATGGGCAACATCACCAATCCTCAAGGAGGAGAAGTGAGGAAAAACTGCAGATTTATAAACATCTAA